A single Bacillus sp. HMF5848 DNA region contains:
- a CDS encoding ABC transporter permease: MYYRIIRNDIMKSKVITLTTMIFVAAAAMLVSLAAILIVNLSGAIDTLMTQAKTPHFMQMHSGELDTSRLAAFAEQNSNVNEFQVLEFLNVDGAQIIFDGRSLADNIQDNGFSMQSEKFDYLLDLNGNIIHVNDGELYVPIAYMRDNTANVGDKAVIGGKEFTVSGFLRDSQMNSTLSSSKRFLISDNDYAEIRGIGSIEYLIEFRLKDDSALGAFEAAYTSAGLEANGPTITYPLFKTINAISDGMMIAVILLISILVVAIAFMCIRFTLLAKIEDDYRQIGVMKAIGLRVSDIKKIYLAKYAVVAAVGSILGFALSFVFRGMLLENIRLYMGASENASFASLFGIIGVLLIFLAILAYVSAVLRRFRKISAAEAIRFGASQEKFTGGKQLRLSGNKLMNTNIFLGIKDVLARKRLYATMLTVLVLSVFIIIVPQNLYNTISAKSFITYMGIGNSDIRIDIQQTDNIAYKAADILKTIDSDSVVSKYALLTTKTFKVKKDEGSEGNIKIELGNHSIFPVKYSVGRAPTADNEIALSVINANELGKKVGNLITLVIEEQEQDFIVSGIYSDVTNGGKTAKAVFTDNSADVMWSVISVELSDKSLVVKKVTEYADRFTFAKVSDIDEYIKQTFGSTMNSIKMASFASIAVALFIAMLVTLLFMKMLVTKDKYSIAVMKALGFTNADIKVQYTSRSVFVLVIGIVLGTLLANTLGEVIAGVAISSFGASSFKFDVNPFSAYLLCPLLMVCSVLFATMIGTSGAGQIQISANIKE; the protein is encoded by the coding sequence GCTTATGACGCAGGCGAAAACTCCGCATTTTATGCAAATGCATTCTGGTGAACTTGATACTTCGCGGCTTGCAGCTTTTGCGGAACAGAACAGCAATGTAAATGAATTTCAGGTGCTTGAATTTTTAAACGTTGACGGTGCGCAGATTATATTTGATGGGCGTTCACTTGCAGATAATATTCAGGACAACGGTTTCTCCATGCAGAGTGAGAAATTTGATTACCTTCTTGATCTTAACGGAAACATCATACATGTAAATGACGGTGAGCTTTATGTTCCAATAGCATACATGAGGGACAACACTGCAAATGTAGGTGATAAGGCTGTAATTGGCGGAAAGGAATTTACTGTGTCGGGATTTCTGCGCGACTCGCAGATGAATTCGACTCTCTCTTCATCTAAGAGATTTCTTATTAGTGATAATGATTACGCGGAGATAAGAGGCATCGGGAGTATAGAGTATTTGATTGAGTTTCGATTAAAGGATGATTCAGCGCTTGGCGCATTTGAAGCCGCTTATACTTCCGCAGGACTTGAAGCAAACGGTCCGACAATTACATATCCACTTTTTAAAACAATTAACGCCATTTCTGACGGTATGATGATTGCAGTTATCCTTCTTATCAGTATCCTTGTCGTAGCAATCGCATTTATGTGTATCCGCTTTACGCTGCTTGCAAAAATTGAGGATGACTACCGCCAAATTGGTGTTATGAAAGCAATCGGATTGCGTGTTTCCGACATAAAGAAGATTTACCTTGCAAAATATGCGGTGGTTGCAGCGGTAGGCAGTATTCTCGGTTTTGCGCTTTCGTTTGTGTTCAGAGGTATGCTACTTGAAAATATTCGTCTTTATATGGGGGCAAGCGAAAATGCCTCTTTTGCTTCACTTTTTGGAATTATCGGTGTACTGCTAATTTTTCTTGCTATTCTTGCTTATGTTAGTGCAGTACTGAGACGATTTCGTAAAATATCCGCGGCGGAAGCAATCCGCTTTGGTGCTTCACAGGAAAAATTCACAGGAGGAAAGCAACTTCGCCTGAGCGGAAATAAACTAATGAACACGAATATTTTCCTTGGTATCAAAGATGTTCTCGCTAGGAAAAGACTTTATGCAACAATGCTTACGGTGCTTGTACTTTCGGTGTTCATCATTATTGTTCCGCAAAACCTGTACAACACTATATCCGCAAAAAGCTTTATCACGTATATGGGGATAGGAAACTCTGATATACGCATTGATATTCAGCAAACAGATAACATTGCTTATAAGGCTGCTGACATTTTAAAGACGATAGATAGCGATAGTGTTGTTTCAAAATATGCTCTACTTACAACAAAGACATTCAAAGTAAAGAAGGATGAAGGATCAGAAGGAAATATAAAAATTGAACTTGGCAATCATTCAATATTCCCTGTTAAATACTCCGTGGGCCGAGCACCCACAGCAGATAATGAGATTGCTCTCTCTGTTATAAACGCTAATGAGTTAGGCAAAAAGGTGGGAAATCTCATAACGTTGGTGATTGAGGAACAGGAGCAAGATTTCATAGTAAGTGGAATATATTCCGACGTTACAAACGGTGGCAAAACAGCAAAAGCTGTTTTTACTGATAATTCAGCGGACGTTATGTGGAGTGTTATTTCCGTAGAGCTTTCGGATAAATCTCTTGTCGTCAAAAAGGTTACAGAATATGCTGACAGGTTTACTTTTGCAAAGGTGTCCGACATTGATGAATATATTAAACAGACATTTGGATCAACAATGAACTCTATTAAAATGGCCTCCTTTGCCTCTATAGCCGTTGCATTATTTATTGCGATGCTAGTTACACTGTTGTTCATGAAAATGCTAGTTACAAAGGACAAATATTCTATTGCGGTCATGAAAGCGCTCGGTTTTACAAACGCAGATATTAAGGTGCAGTATACTTCGCGTTCAGTTTTCGTTCTAGTTATTGGAATTGTTCTTGGCACACTTCTAGCAAACACTTTAGGAGAGGTGATTGCGGGCGTGGCTATCTCTTCGTTCGGAGCATCATCGTTTAAGTTTGATGTCAATCCGTTTTCAGCGTATCTGCTTTGTCCACTTCTCATGGTATGCTCAGTACTTTTCGCAACTATGATTGGTACATCAGGCGCAGGGCAAATACAAATATCTGCAAATATAAAGGAGTAG
- a CDS encoding ABC transporter ATP-binding protein — translation MKKIMIGENIVKSFGKGNEKHSVLDGVSVEVVEGEFVSVMGPSGSGKSTLMFALSGMDSVDSGYITFDGKDLSALKENELADIRRTKMGFVFQQPTMLNNLNIFDNIILPLMRNNRKKAEEITEKAKTLMEKVGISELENRDITQVSGGQLQRAGICRALMSDPIIIFGDEPTGALNSKSSQEIMDIFSEINADGTTIMLVTHDAKVAARTERILFMRDGKIVSELKLPRFDGTNIDGRIEQVTVKMLEIGI, via the coding sequence ATGAAAAAGATTATGATCGGTGAAAATATTGTAAAATCATTCGGAAAGGGCAATGAAAAGCATAGTGTTCTTGACGGTGTGTCTGTAGAGGTTGTAGAGGGCGAGTTTGTTTCAGTTATGGGACCTTCAGGATCGGGGAAATCGACACTGATGTTTGCGCTGAGCGGAATGGATAGTGTTGACAGTGGATATATCACTTTTGACGGCAAGGATTTGTCGGCACTTAAGGAAAATGAGTTGGCCGACATACGAAGAACAAAAATGGGCTTTGTTTTTCAGCAGCCGACTATGCTGAATAATTTAAATATCTTCGATAATATTATTCTGCCATTAATGCGTAACAATAGAAAGAAAGCTGAGGAGATTACTGAAAAAGCAAAAACGCTCATGGAAAAGGTAGGGATATCGGAATTAGAAAATCGTGATATAACCCAGGTTTCGGGGGGACAGCTTCAGCGGGCTGGAATATGCCGAGCACTTATGAGCGATCCGATAATCATCTTCGGCGATGAGCCAACGGGTGCTCTTAACTCAAAGTCTTCGCAGGAGATTATGGATATATTTTCTGAAATCAATGCGGATGGAACGACGATTATGCTTGTTACTCACGACGCAAAGGTTGCGGCGCGGACGGAGCGTATTTTGTTTATGCGAGATGGGAAAATCGTGAGTGAATTAAAGCTGCCGAGGTTTGATGGAACAAATATTGATGGCAGGATTGAGCAAGTAACTGTGAAAATGTTGGAAATAGGAATATGA
- a CDS encoding HAD family phosphatase has translation MAIVTIDFDGTLYQGNSFKAMFHIGQKKFSSKQWVIVAAGLLKALASGAVQGKTKFRHDFFKAFAKTFKGKTTAELNDFFQELVNFSKEDIHESLVQQIRDHQRKGDTVIVLSGALEPFLKAFTKELLLDVHILSTELLFNEKGLCTGEIGRIINGDAKVEKLNEWIEQQHLTEASTKEIWAYADSESDIPLLNFVTHPIVVNPKEDMIKIAQQNKWAIFA, from the coding sequence TTGGCAATCGTTACAATTGATTTCGATGGTACGTTATATCAAGGAAATTCCTTCAAAGCAATGTTTCATATTGGTCAGAAAAAATTCTCTTCGAAACAATGGGTAATCGTAGCAGCAGGACTATTAAAGGCGTTAGCTTCTGGTGCTGTGCAGGGGAAAACTAAGTTTCGACATGATTTTTTTAAGGCGTTTGCTAAAACCTTTAAAGGAAAAACAACTGCTGAATTAAATGATTTCTTTCAAGAGCTTGTTAATTTTAGTAAAGAGGATATTCACGAAAGTCTCGTCCAACAAATTCGGGACCATCAAAGAAAGGGTGATACAGTGATTGTATTATCTGGAGCACTGGAACCTTTTTTAAAAGCTTTTACGAAAGAATTACTATTGGACGTACATATTTTAAGTACTGAATTATTATTTAATGAAAAAGGATTATGTACTGGTGAAATCGGCAGGATCATCAATGGAGATGCAAAAGTGGAAAAATTAAATGAATGGATTGAGCAGCAGCACTTAACCGAAGCCTCCACAAAAGAGATATGGGCATATGCGGATAGTGAAAGTGACATCCCTTTATTGAACTTTGTCACTCATCCTATTGTCGTTAATCCAAAAGAAGACATGATAAAAATTGCACAACAAAACAAATGGGCAATCTTCGCATAG
- a CDS encoding DegV family protein, producing the protein MAKGKIAFITDSTAYLTDELRNHPDVYIVPMIIISEGEQYEDGVDLSADELYDIIRKNKEVPKTSQPSVGKFVELYEMLKSDYDQAIAIHVSHKLSGTISSSAAAKEQVGFDVEIVDARSLSFTITELLTKGLQLVEKNLDVSKIANELRNQVTTSKNLILLGKLDQLYKGGRMSGAQFLLGNLLQIKPILSINNEGELELYERVRSEKKATAKIVELIKQSSESTSVKQVGIMHGNELQKALELKDMIKETLPQLNIVIGEISSSLAVHAGEGSLAVFWHEEKS; encoded by the coding sequence TTGGCAAAGGGTAAAATTGCTTTTATAACAGATAGCACAGCTTACTTGACAGATGAGTTACGTAATCATCCTGATGTATATATTGTGCCAATGATTATTATTTCGGAAGGAGAGCAATACGAGGATGGTGTCGACTTATCTGCTGATGAGTTGTACGACATTATTCGTAAAAACAAGGAAGTACCGAAAACCTCTCAGCCTTCTGTTGGTAAGTTTGTAGAATTATACGAAATGTTAAAGAGCGATTATGATCAAGCAATCGCTATTCACGTTTCTCATAAATTAAGTGGCACGATTTCAAGTTCTGCAGCAGCGAAAGAGCAGGTGGGGTTTGATGTTGAAATCGTGGATGCTCGTTCTCTCTCATTCACAATTACTGAGCTTTTAACAAAAGGCCTGCAACTAGTAGAAAAGAACTTAGATGTGAGTAAAATAGCTAACGAGCTTCGGAATCAAGTAACTACGAGTAAAAATTTAATTCTTTTAGGAAAACTAGATCAGTTATATAAAGGGGGAAGAATGTCAGGTGCGCAGTTCTTATTAGGAAACCTTCTTCAAATTAAGCCTATTCTTTCTATTAATAATGAAGGGGAACTCGAATTATATGAACGTGTGCGATCAGAGAAAAAAGCAACTGCCAAAATAGTAGAGTTAATAAAACAATCGAGTGAAAGTACCTCTGTAAAACAAGTTGGTATTATGCATGGGAATGAATTGCAAAAGGCGTTAGAGTTGAAAGATATGATTAAGGAAACTCTTCCACAGCTTAATATTGTCATAGGTGAAATCAGTTCATCATTAGCTGTTCATGCAGGTGAAGGTTCATTAGCAGTGTTTTGGCATGAGGAGAAAAGCTAA
- a CDS encoding S-layer homology domain-containing protein, protein MATMAKYLPSITSFIIVVLIFSFVFPQHGNAETFKLLPYQDSELGRNSHAYLPMTGITQLQQQAFVEEVTPLAVKANETWGVPASAIIAMAIIESGYGTTRIAHYANNLFGIKAWGYNPTNAWQLQGQPDEDFERAVPVLADYGADRKVYDETQRRDNWYREFSSYEESVNYLAGKLLLNSRYLPALHKYEELLASGMSLDLAANEYVFNIAESGYNHLGGDYYKRVLSSIMNQWNLYQYDEKFFTDARGHWAEDAIRQLAELHIIKGYPDKTFRPNHYVTKAQFVKMLVLAKQYSLMDYGETFLDVPSTHWSYPFVETGAYNNIFEKTSLFSPNIYITRGEMATMSARAMSYEPITDHITFTDVHKVDGSIVFIEAAAAHKIIIGYPDGTFRPYNNLTRAQAVTVISRMLNN, encoded by the coding sequence ATGGCAACTATGGCAAAATACCTTCCCTCCATCACTTCTTTTATCATTGTAGTTTTGATTTTTTCTTTTGTTTTCCCTCAACACGGTAATGCAGAAACCTTTAAGCTATTACCCTATCAAGATAGTGAACTAGGTAGAAACAGTCATGCGTACTTGCCAATGACCGGCATTACCCAACTGCAACAACAAGCATTTGTTGAAGAAGTTACACCACTTGCCGTAAAAGCAAATGAAACATGGGGCGTGCCTGCTAGCGCGATCATTGCGATGGCGATTATAGAAAGTGGTTATGGCACAACAAGAATAGCTCACTATGCAAACAATTTATTTGGTATTAAAGCCTGGGGCTATAATCCCACTAACGCATGGCAGCTACAAGGACAGCCTGATGAAGACTTTGAGCGAGCAGTACCTGTCCTAGCTGACTACGGAGCCGATCGTAAAGTATATGATGAAACACAACGAAGAGATAATTGGTATCGCGAATTTTCATCATACGAGGAGTCAGTAAACTATTTAGCAGGAAAACTACTATTAAACAGCAGATACCTTCCCGCTTTACATAAGTATGAGGAGCTCTTGGCAAGTGGTATGAGCTTAGACCTTGCTGCTAATGAGTATGTGTTTAACATTGCTGAATCCGGTTACAACCACCTAGGTGGGGATTATTACAAACGTGTCTTAAGCAGCATTATGAATCAGTGGAATTTGTACCAATACGATGAAAAGTTCTTTACCGATGCAAGGGGACATTGGGCTGAAGATGCTATTCGTCAATTAGCAGAACTACACATCATTAAAGGCTATCCTGATAAGACATTTAGACCAAATCATTACGTTACAAAGGCACAATTTGTAAAGATGCTTGTACTAGCAAAGCAATACTCTTTAATGGACTATGGGGAAACGTTTCTCGATGTACCTAGTACGCATTGGTCATATCCATTTGTAGAAACAGGCGCCTATAATAACATTTTTGAGAAAACAAGCTTGTTTTCACCGAATATCTATATCACAAGAGGTGAAATGGCCACTATGTCTGCACGTGCCATGTCCTATGAACCTATTACCGATCACATTACATTTACCGATGTTCATAAAGTTGATGGGTCTATAGTATTTATAGAAGCTGCTGCGGCACATAAAATCATTATCGGCTACCCAGACGGCACATTCCGTCCTTACAACAACTTAACAAGAGCACAAGCCGTTACAGTCATAAGTCGCATGCTAAACAATTGA
- a CDS encoding LysM peptidoglycan-binding domain-containing M23 family metallopeptidase, with the protein MKRKVLLSTILALGLMGGTSVSADHTTSYTIQSGDTFWTLSQKFNVSYADILAVNPDANPYNLYIGLRVQIPVNHTDKTYDIYIIQSGDTFWTLSQKFDVPYSDILAANPTVNPYNLIIGQTVNIPKKEVQPPEGNTNTYVIQPGDTFWVISQKLNIPYTELLAANPNANPYNLYPGLVIQLPAKNTESVNAPASYADGYFPLKPGSYQPFTNTYGDGRTYNEDGTLTRKHEGIDMIAPIGTPVYSVYDGVVINKGWNTYGGWRLTVKTPDGKTAFYYAHMSKYAPNVEIGSNITKGQLIGYVGDTGYGPEGTSGQFVAHLHLGMYDITNGYTAVNPFYHLKYWETLNN; encoded by the coding sequence ATGAAAAGAAAAGTCTTGCTTTCTACTATACTAGCTTTGGGCTTAATGGGAGGTACGTCAGTTTCTGCAGATCATACAACTAGTTATACGATTCAAAGTGGGGATACATTTTGGACATTGTCTCAAAAATTTAACGTTTCTTATGCAGATATATTGGCTGTTAATCCAGACGCAAATCCTTACAACTTATACATAGGTTTACGGGTGCAGATTCCTGTGAATCACACAGATAAAACATACGACATATATATCATACAAAGCGGCGATACATTTTGGACGTTGTCACAAAAATTTGATGTTCCATATTCAGATATATTAGCTGCCAATCCAACAGTGAATCCTTATAATCTTATAATTGGACAAACTGTTAACATTCCAAAAAAAGAAGTTCAGCCACCTGAAGGTAATACAAATACGTATGTAATTCAACCCGGAGATACGTTCTGGGTTATAAGCCAAAAGTTAAATATTCCATATACAGAGCTATTAGCTGCTAACCCAAATGCAAATCCATATAATTTATATCCTGGTTTAGTTATACAGCTACCAGCTAAAAATACTGAGTCTGTTAATGCACCAGCTTCATATGCAGATGGCTATTTTCCTCTGAAACCAGGAAGCTATCAACCTTTTACTAATACGTACGGTGATGGAAGAACGTATAATGAGGATGGTACATTAACGAGAAAGCATGAAGGTATTGATATGATTGCCCCAATTGGTACTCCGGTTTATAGTGTGTACGATGGTGTCGTGATAAATAAAGGTTGGAACACATATGGTGGATGGCGTTTAACGGTGAAAACGCCTGATGGAAAAACAGCATTTTATTATGCTCATATGTCTAAATACGCCCCAAATGTAGAGATAGGTAGTAACATAACAAAAGGTCAATTAATCGGTTATGTAGGAGATACAGGATATGGCCCTGAAGGAACGAGTGGTCAATTTGTAGCCCACTTACATTTAGGTATGTATGACATTACGAACGGATATACAGCCGTTAATCCATTTTATCATTTAAAATACTGGGAAACTCTTAATAATTAA
- a CDS encoding bacteriorhodopsin, translating into MMVSGAIYFYVLSRNPKGVPRYEYVIAIFLPVWSGAAYLSIALGQGFVNYNEKIVYFARYLDWVVTTPLLLLALALTAMFYRKEKDKAIIATLIGADVFMILTGLIADFSPAPQKYIWYVLGVIALVIILYTIWYPLRKIAAMSGPKLSRHYKRTALYLTAFWILYPMVWLLGP; encoded by the coding sequence ATAATGGTCAGCGGAGCCATTTATTTTTACGTATTAAGCAGAAACCCCAAGGGTGTACCAAGGTATGAATATGTAATAGCTATATTTTTACCAGTTTGGTCAGGAGCAGCCTATTTATCCATTGCATTAGGACAAGGGTTTGTGAACTATAATGAAAAAATTGTTTATTTTGCGAGGTATTTAGATTGGGTCGTAACAACACCATTGTTATTGCTTGCACTTGCCTTAACAGCCATGTTTTATAGAAAAGAGAAAGATAAGGCTATCATTGCCACTCTCATTGGGGCGGATGTTTTTATGATTTTAACCGGGCTAATCGCTGATTTTTCCCCAGCACCACAAAAATATATCTGGTACGTTCTTGGTGTAATAGCACTTGTCATTATTTTATATACGATTTGGTATCCATTAAGAAAAATCGCAGCCATGTCTGGTCCAAAGCTAAGTAGGCACTACAAAAGAACAGCACTTTATCTGACAGCTTTTTGGATATTGTATCCTATGGTATGGTTACTAGGCCCCTAA
- a CDS encoding HD-GYP domain-containing protein, with product MVNSYGTKKLLKLLWILCLFGALVLTAIYYIWMESLDNTYFQLLATLLLGYVPYTMLEKYVDEKFRPLFLFINVMIVFVLITVFLPYRTYFLVIFLPLLATLFNNRKIFYASCLASLIFHYIINFILKSFESVSTFESVIEITYVLCYYIILDLVIKMSIKQSKTMYVFDKTVKALILAVEAKDDYTRGHSIRVSDYALLIGQEMKNNGFNIDVDTLRISSLIHDIGKINIDHNILTKEGKLTVEEYNHIKLHSQYGADIAKDMEYPDYIIKDVLYHHERYDGKGYPECLTGTNIPINARIIALADTFDALTSNRPYRKAFSVDEAYSIILENMGTQFDPKLKDIFIDVFPELVRYYIENKPTDNQNSTNRVIKTS from the coding sequence ATGGTTAATTCGTACGGGACAAAAAAACTTCTAAAACTGTTATGGATTTTATGTTTGTTTGGGGCGCTCGTGTTAACAGCTATCTATTATATATGGATGGAGTCTCTAGATAATACATACTTCCAACTGTTAGCTACGTTGTTGTTAGGATATGTTCCGTATACTATGCTTGAAAAATATGTCGATGAAAAGTTTCGACCGCTGTTTCTATTCATAAATGTAATGATTGTATTTGTTTTAATCACGGTATTTTTACCGTATCGTACATATTTTTTAGTTATTTTTTTACCGCTATTAGCAACTCTCTTTAATAACCGGAAAATCTTCTATGCATCATGCTTAGCAAGTCTCATATTTCATTACATTATAAACTTTATCTTAAAGTCTTTTGAATCAGTCTCAACTTTTGAGAGTGTAATAGAAATAACATATGTACTTTGTTACTACATAATTTTAGACTTAGTTATCAAGATGAGTATAAAGCAGTCAAAAACAATGTATGTTTTTGACAAAACAGTGAAAGCATTAATTTTAGCTGTTGAGGCAAAGGATGATTATACACGAGGCCATTCAATACGAGTGTCTGATTATGCCTTGCTTATCGGTCAAGAAATGAAAAACAATGGATTTAATATTGATGTAGATACATTACGAATCAGTTCTCTCATTCACGATATTGGAAAAATAAATATAGATCATAATATATTAACTAAAGAAGGCAAGCTGACAGTAGAGGAATATAATCATATTAAGCTACACTCACAATACGGTGCAGATATTGCAAAGGATATGGAGTACCCAGATTACATCATTAAGGATGTTCTTTATCACCATGAGCGCTACGACGGTAAGGGGTATCCTGAGTGTCTTACAGGAACCAATATCCCTATTAATGCAAGAATCATAGCTCTTGCTGATACGTTTGATGCATTGACTAGCAATCGTCCCTATCGTAAAGCATTTTCAGTAGATGAGGCATACAGTATCATTCTTGAGAATATGGGTACTCAATTTGATCCGAAGCTTAAAGATATTTTCATAGATGTGTTTCCGGAGTTAGTGCGTTACTATATAGAAAATAAACCGACAGATAACCAAAATAGTACAAATAGAGTAATAAAAACAAGCTAA
- a CDS encoding HLA class I histocompatibility antigen alpha chain family protein, producing the protein MIKIELKGTEQELLEALRTLHDNYNTTIMGGPTHTQQWNEYRLDVFAKKK; encoded by the coding sequence TTGATTAAAATAGAGTTGAAAGGAACCGAACAAGAGCTGTTAGAAGCTCTACGAACATTGCATGATAATTATAATACTACTATAATGGGCGGACCCACTCATACGCAGCAGTGGAATGAATATAGATTGGATGTATTTGCAAAAAAGAAATAA
- a CDS encoding DUF1284 domain-containing protein has protein sequence MEKVLRGHHLLCVHGFSGMGYSPSFIEKMTEIVDDIRNSEIDFDIKVVAAFDDACMSCPHRGLTRCQASEGSQEHVLSMDEKVIRHLGLRPGQTYTKSQLLKLTAKKVEPQHLDYLCDGCSWLSYGVCKEGLDKLRHI, from the coding sequence ATGGAAAAGGTACTTCGCGGGCATCATTTACTATGTGTACATGGATTTAGTGGGATGGGATATAGTCCTAGCTTTATAGAAAAAATGACAGAAATCGTAGATGATATACGAAATAGTGAGATAGATTTTGATATAAAGGTTGTCGCGGCTTTTGATGATGCTTGTATGTCTTGTCCACATCGTGGCCTTACAAGGTGTCAGGCTAGTGAGGGCTCTCAAGAGCATGTATTATCGATGGATGAAAAAGTGATTCGTCATTTAGGTCTTAGGCCAGGACAAACATACACTAAGTCACAATTGTTGAAACTGACAGCCAAGAAAGTCGAACCACAACACCTTGACTACCTTTGTGACGGCTGTTCTTGGCTTTCGTACGGGGTGTGTAAAGAAGGTCTAGACAAATTAAGACATATATAA
- a CDS encoding HD-GYP domain-containing protein, whose translation MVNSYGIKAILKLLWLMCLLGAVVMTVIYLFWFNFDETYFQLLGILLLGYLPFTLGYKHISEKYHMMMLFCNIATVIVLSTMLVPAHTYFIVIFIPLLALLFNEWRIFYVSCITSLVFHYIINYVLNPSMDVNAIQHAFELTLVLLYDVILYLVIRINIKQSTMMYVFDKTVKALILAVEAKDEYTRGHSIRVSEYSLLIGEIVKDNGYDVDLNTLRISSLIHDIGKINIDNRILTKKGKLTLDEYEHIKMHSQLGADIVRDMEYPDTIIADVLHHHERYDGNGYPSGLQDDEIPIHAKIIALADTFDALTSDRPYRSAFTVEEAKKIILDNMRTQFDPVLEDVFISVYPKLVKHYNMQAAIKYKVDKKLTS comes from the coding sequence ATGGTTAATTCGTATGGGATTAAGGCAATTCTTAAGTTATTATGGCTCATGTGTCTTTTAGGTGCTGTTGTCATGACTGTGATATATTTATTCTGGTTTAATTTCGACGAAACGTACTTTCAGCTGTTAGGAATTTTATTACTAGGTTATTTACCATTCACTTTAGGCTATAAACATATCTCTGAAAAATATCATATGATGATGCTGTTTTGTAATATCGCTACAGTGATTGTGCTTTCGACTATGTTAGTGCCTGCTCATACATATTTTATTGTTATTTTTATACCTTTATTAGCCTTACTATTTAACGAGTGGCGAATATTTTATGTGTCTTGTATAACTAGCTTAGTTTTTCATTACATCATTAATTACGTTTTAAACCCGTCAATGGACGTCAATGCTATTCAACACGCGTTTGAATTAACTCTTGTACTGTTATATGACGTGATCTTGTATCTAGTTATTAGAATAAATATTAAGCAATCAACAATGATGTACGTGTTTGATAAAACGGTGAAGGCTTTAATATTGGCAGTGGAAGCGAAGGACGAGTATACACGTGGTCATTCAATAAGAGTATCAGAATATTCATTATTAATTGGTGAGATTGTGAAGGATAATGGCTATGATGTAGATTTAAATACTTTACGGATAAGTTCACTTATTCATGACATAGGTAAAATTAATATTGATAATAGGATTTTAACGAAAAAAGGCAAATTAACTCTTGATGAATATGAGCATATAAAAATGCACTCGCAACTAGGAGCGGATATTGTAAGAGATATGGAATATCCAGATACAATTATAGCAGATGTACTGCACCATCATGAACGCTATGATGGAAATGGATATCCTAGCGGACTACAAGATGATGAAATACCTATACATGCAAAGATTATTGCACTGGCCGATACATTTGATGCATTAACTAGTGATCGACCATATCGTAGTGCCTTTACCGTTGAAGAGGCCAAGAAGATTATTCTTGATAATATGAGAACACAGTTTGACCCGGTACTTGAAGATGTTTTTATCAGTGTATATCCTAAATTGGTGAAACACTATAATATGCAAGCAGCAATTAAATACAAAGTAGATAAAAAACTTACAAGCTAG